The Hevea brasiliensis isolate MT/VB/25A 57/8 chromosome 1, ASM3005281v1, whole genome shotgun sequence genome has a window encoding:
- the LOC110649008 gene encoding beta-galactosidase 11 codes for MEMILRRFLAITFTTLFFFLASSSSSKVESHQKGDKLGVSYDGRSLIINGKRDILLSGSIHYTRSHPDMWSDILQKARSGGLNVIQTYVFWNVHEPVQGHYHFQGQYDLVKFIKMIGKHGMYATLRVGPFIEAEWNHGGFPYWLREIRNITFRTDNPPFKYYMKKFVQMIIHKMKENNLFASQGGPIILSQIENEYNTVEPAFKESGTRYVHWAGTMAVDQKTGVPWIMCKQRDAPDPVINTCNGRNCGDTFTGPNRPNKPSLWTENWTAQYRVFGDPPSQRAAEDLARSVARWFSKNGTLANYYMYHGGTNFGRSTSPFVTTRYYDEAPLDEYGLLREPKWGHLKDLHGALRLCKKALLWGVPSTLDLGKDLEARIYEKPSKGICAAFLANNNTRMQRIVKFRGKEYYLPEHSISILPDCNTVVYNTMTIVSQHNVRNYVRSEVANKKLKWEMYKEVVPSKLKETSKNPLELYGLTQDRTDYGWYTTIIEFNEHDLPKRKDIRPVLRVASLGHAMLAFINGEFAGSAHGSNVEKSFILQKPVNLKPGNNTIALLGSLMGLPDSGAYMEHRYAGPRGVSILGLNTGTLDLTFNGWGHQVGLAGEKNKVYTEEGSKKVKWTKVDKEGPALTWYKAYFDAPEGDDPVAVTMTGMGKGMLWINGNNIGRYWMSYLSPLGKPSQSEYHIPRAYLRSSNNLMVILEEERANPEKIQILTVNRDTICSHIAENEPASVRSWRRKNGNILPVVDNVQPAAQLMCPNHKKIIAVDFASFGNPEGVCGGYVLGKCSSSNSKKVVEQHCLGKTRCSVPIDKKLFGTKQGDECEDIRQALAVQVKCGKH; via the exons ATGGAAATGATTCTCAGGCGCTTTCTTGCGATCACATTCACAACCCTTTTCTTCTTTttagcttcttcttcttcctccaaagTTGAGAGTCATCAGAAAGGTGATAAGCTTGGTGTGAGTTACGATGGAAGGTCCTTGATCATAAATGGGAAAAGAGATATTCTCCTTTCAGGATCAATACATTACACTCGAAGTCATCCTGAT ATGTGGTCTGACATCCTCCAGAAAGCCAGAAGTGGAGGTCTCAACGTAATTCAGACTTATGTTTTTTGGAATGTCCATGAACCAGTGCAAGGCCAT TACCATTTTCAAGGGCAATATGACTTGGTGAAGTTCATCAAGATGATTGGCAAGCATGGTATGTATGCAACTCTCAGGGTTGGACCATTCATCGAGGCTGAATGGAATCATGG AGGATTCCCATATTGGTTGAGAGAGATCCGAAACATCACATTCCGTACTGATAACCCACCATTTAAG TACTACATGAAAAAATTTGTTCAGATGATTATCCATAagatgaaagaaaataatttatttgcATCACAAGGAGGACCCATCATCTTGTCCCAG ATTGAAAACGAGTACAATACTGTAGAACCGGCATTTAAAGAATCAGGAACTAGATATGTTCACTGGGCAGGAACCATGGCCGTGGATCAAAAAACAGGAGTCCCATGGATTATGTGCAAGCAAAGGGATGCCCCTGATCCAGTG ATCAATACCTGCAATGGAAGGAACTGTGGCGATACTTTCACAGGTCCCAATAGACCAAACAAGCCTTCTCTATGGACTGAGAACTGGACTGCTCA GTATAGAGTATTTGGAGACCCACCATCTCAAAGAGCTGCAGAAGATCTTGCACGCTCAGTTGCTCGCTGGTTCTCAAAGAATGGAACCCTAGCCAATTATTACATG TACCATGGTGGAACAAACTTTGGCAGATCGACCTCTCCTTTTGTAACAACTCGATACTATGATGAAGCCCCTCTTGATGAATATG GTTTGCTGAGGGAACCCAAGTGGGGCCATCTCAAGGACTTGCATGGTGCTCTAAGATTGTGCAAGAAGGCTCTGCTTTGGGGTGTTCCTAGTACTCTAGATTTGGGTAAGGATCTAGAG GCTCGCATCTATGAGAAACCTAGCAAAGGCATTTGTGCGGCTTTCTTGGCCAACAACAACACTAGAATGCAGCGCATTGTCAAGTTCAGGGGTAAGGAATATTACCTACCTGAACACTCCATTAGCATCCTTCCCGATTGCAACACCGTGGTCTATAATACCATGACT ATTGTATCACAACATAATGTGAGGAACTATGTGAGATCAGAAGTTGCAAACAAGAAGCTTAAATGGGAGATGTACAAAGAAGTTGTTCCAAGCAAACTTAAAGAAACATCCAAGAATCCATTGGAACTCTATGGTTTGACTCAAGATAGAACTGACTATGGTTGGTACACCACAAT CATAGAATTTAATGAGCATGACTTACCAAAGCGAAAAGATATTCGTCCAGTCTTACGAGTTGCAAGTCTTGGCCATGCAATGCTTGCTTTTATCAATGGTGAATTTGCAG GATCTGCACATGGAAGCAATGTAGAGAAGAGCTTTATCCTTCAGAAGCCAGTGAACTTGAAGCCTGGGAATAACACCATCGCTCTTTTGGGTTCTCTAATGGGACTTCCA GATAGTGGAGCCTATATGGAGCACAGGTATGCAGGACCTCGTGGAGTTTCCATCCTAGGATTGAACACAGGAACACTTGATTTGACATTCAATGGATGGGGCCATCag GTTGGCTTAGCTGGAGAGAAGAATAAAGTCTACACTGAGGAAGGATCAAAGAAGGTAAAATGGACAAAAGTAGATAAAGAAGGACCTGCTTTAACATGGTACAAG GCATACTTTGATGCTCCTGAAGGAGACGATCCTGTTGCTGTTACCATGACTGGTATGGGAAAAGGCATGCTTTGGATCAATGGCAATAACATTGGACGCTACTGGATGTCTTACCTCTCCCCTCTTGGAAAGCCTTCCCAATCCGA GTACCACATCCCAAGAGCATACCTGAGATCAAGTAATAATCTAATGGTTATACTGGAAGAGGAAAGAGCAAACCCTGAAAAAATCCAGATCCTTACTGTTAATAGAGATACGATATGTAGTCATATAGCAGAGAATGAACCTGCCTCTGTGAGGTCCTGGAGAAGGAAAAATGGCAACATCTTACCTGTAGTGGATAATGTGCAACCAGCAGCTCAGTTAATGTGTCCTAATCACAAAAAGATTATTGCGGTGGATTTTGCAAGTTTTGGCAATCCTGAGGGTGTTTGTGGAGGATATGTTCTTGGAAAATGCAGTTCTTCTAATTCAAAGAAGGTTGTTGAACAG CATTGCTTGGGAAAGACCAGATGTAGTGTTCCCATTGACAAAAAACTTTTTGGCACGAAGCAAGGTGATGAGTGTGAAGATATCAGACAAGCATTAGCAGTTCAAGTAAAGTGCGGCAAGCATTAG
- the LOC110648998 gene encoding E3 ubiquitin-protein ligase UPL3, with the protein METRSRKRAEASSTAPSSSSSGPTTRSRKRSRLTAATTTSSSTSTAATATAPSIAVATARTRSTRPTRAHPAPMDSTTPVESSSRSRRNKNESSDKGKEKEHEVRVRDNRDVRDRERDSSGLNMESGNNNPNDDDDNDSEGGGIGTFHQNLTSASSALQGLLRKLGAGLDDLLPSSGMPSASSSHQSGRLKKILSGLRADGEEGKQVEALTQLCEMLSIGTEESLSTFSVDSFVPVLVGLLNHESNPDIMLLAARAITHLCDVLPSSCAAVVHYGAVQCFVARLLTIEYMDLAEQSLQALKKISQEHPTACLRAGALMAVLSYLDFFSTGVQRVALSTAANMCKKLPSDAADFVMEAVPLLTNLLQYHDAKVLEHASVCLTRIAETFASSPDKLDELCNHRLVTQAASLISTSNSGGGQASLSPPTYTGLIRLLSTFASGSPLGAKTLLLLGISGILKDILSGSGVSANSSVPPALSRPAEQIFEIVNLANELLPPLPQGTISLPASSNMFVKGPVVKKSPSSSSGKQDDLNGNLPEVSAREKLLKDQPELLQQFGMDLLPVLIQIYGSSVNSPVRHKCLSVIGKLMYFSSAEMIQSLLSVTNISSFLAGVLAWKDPHVLVPALQIAEILMEKLPGTFSKMFVREGVVHAVDQLILSGNPNTTPTQVSSAEKDNDYVSGTSSRSRRYKRRSGNLNSEGNTSEESKNFIPTIAGSPPSSIEVPMVNTNLRLAVSACAKTFKDKYFPSDPGASEIGVTDDLLELKNLCMKLNVGVDDQKTKAKGKSKASGSLVVDSSANKEEYLIGVISDMLTELSKGDGVSTFEFIGSGVVAALLNYFSCGYFSRERISDGNLSKLRQQALIRFKLFVALALPSSLDEGSSAPLTVLVQKLQNALSSLERFPVVLSHSSRSSGGSARLSSGLSALSQPFKLRLCRAQGEKSLRDYSSNVVLIDPLANLAAVEDFLWPRVQRCESGQKPLASVGNSESGTTPTGAGGSSPSISTPSTTFRHSSRSRSSVNIGDVARKEPLQVKSTSSSKGKGKAVLKTAQEEAKGPQTRNAARRRAALDKDAQMKSVNGDSSSEDEELDISPVEIDDALVIEDDDISDDDDDDDDDDDHEDVLRDDSLPVCIPEKVHDVKLGDAPEDSSGAPAANDGQTNPPSGSSSRVAAVRGSDSTDFRGGSSYASRGAMSFAAAAMAGLGTANGRGIRGGRDRQGRPLFGSCNDPPKLIFTAGGKQLNRHLTIYQAIQRQLVLDEDDDERYAGSDFISSDGSRLWSDIYTITYQRADGQTDRVSIGGSSSTTTSRSAKNGSCNLNSDGKLQQMSLLDSIVQGELPCDLEKSNPTYNILALLRVLEGLNQLAPRLRAQLVSDNFAEGKISSLDGLNATGGRVFAEEFINSKLTPKLARQIQDALALCSGSLPSWCYQLTKACPFLFPFETRRQYFYSTAFGLSRALNRLQQQQGADGHGSANEREVRVGRLQRQKVRVSRNRILDSAAKVMEMYSSQKAVLEVEYFGEVGTGLGPTLEFYTLLSHDLQKAALGMWRSNSSSEKPTMEIDEDCNKNGKFNNGSGSPGDADVVQALLGLFPRPFPPNNDASEGSQFYKVVEYFRLVGRVMAKALQDGRLLDLPLSTAFYKLVLGQELDLYDILSFDMEFGKVLQELHTLVCRKHYIESSGTDNCDAIASLRFRGAVIEDLCLDFTLPGYPDYILKPGDETVDINNLEEYISLVVDATVKTGIMRQVEAFKAGFNQVFDISSLQIFSPQELDYLLCGRRELWEPETLVDHIKFDHGYTAKSPAIINLLEIMGEFTPEQQRAFCQFVTGAPRLPPGGLAVLNPKLTIVRKHSSSAGNVAANGTGPSESADDDLPSVMTCANYLKLPPYSTKEIMYKKLLYAISEGQGSFDLS; encoded by the exons ATGGAAACGCGGAGCCGGAAGCGGGCGGAGGCCTCCTCAACAGCCCCTTCATCTTCCTCCTCCGGTCCCACCACCCGCTCCCGGAAACGCTCTCGACTTACTGCCGCCACCACTACTTCCTCTTCCACCTCCACCGCTGCTACTGCCACCGCTCCTTCAATCGCCGTCGCCACTGCCCGCACTCGTTCCACTCGCCCCACTCGCGCTCATCCTGCACCCATGGACTCTACCACCCCTGTCGAATCATCATCCCGTTCCCGTCGTAACAAAAATGAATCTTCCGACAAAGGCAAGGAGAAAGAGCATGAGGTAAGGGTTCGAGACAATAGGGATGTCAGAGATAGAGAGAGGGACAGCTCGGGGTTAAATATGGAATCCGGAAATAACAATCCCAATGACGATGATGATAACGATAGTGAAGGTGGTGGAATCGGAACTTTCCACCAGAATTTAACCTCAGCAAGTAGTGCTCTTCAAGGCCTATTGCGCAAGCTTGGGGCAGGACTTGATGATCTGCTGCCTTCATCTGGGATGCCATCTGCTTCATCCTCACATCAATccgggaggttgaagaagattttaTCAGGATTGCGAGCAGATGGTGAGGAAGGGAAGCAGGTTGAGGCTTTAACTCAGCTTTGTGAGATGCTCTCAATTGGAACTGAGGAGTCATTGAGTACTTTCTCGGTGGATTCATTTGTGCCAGTGCTCGTTGGGTTGCTGAACCATGAGAGTAATCCGGATATTATGCTGCTTGCTGCTAGGGCAATCACTCATTTATGTGATGTGTTGCCTTCATCTTGTGCAGCAGTTGTGCATTATGGTGCTGTTCAATGCTTTGTTGCTAGGTTGCTTACTATTGAATACATGGACTTGGCTGAACAG TCCTTACAAGCGCTCAAAAAGATATCTCAGGAGCACCCGACTGCTTGTCTGCGAGCTGGTGCTCTTATGGCGGTGCTTTCTTATTTGGATTTCTTCTCGACTGGAGTCCAG CGGGTGGCATTATCTACTGCTGCAAATATGTGCAAGAAACTCCCATCAGATGCTGCTGACTTTGTGATGGAAGCGGTTCCTTTGTTGACAAATCTTCTTCAGTACCATGATGCGAAG GTATTGGAGCATGCTTCTGTTTGTTTGACTCGGATTGCCGAAACATTTGCTTCGTCTCCAGACAAATTGGATGAACTATGTAATCATCGACTGGTCACACAAGCTGCCTCTCTTATTTCCACTAGTAATTCTGGAGGTGGACAGGCATCACTAAGCCCACCTACATACACG GGCTTAATCCGACTGCTATCCACGTTTGCAAGTGGGTCCCCTCTAGGAGCCAAAACTTTACTTCTCCTTGGAATCAGTGGCATTCTTAAAGATATCTTATCAGGTTCTGGCGTTTCTGCTAACTCATCAGTTCCTCCAGCTCTAAGTAGACCAGCAGAGCAG ATTTTTGAGATTGTCAACCTAGCAAATGAGCTTCTTCCGCCACTTCCACAAGGAACAATATCCCTCCCTGCTAGCTCCAATATGTTTGTGAAAGGACCTGTTGTGAAGAAGTCACCTTCAAGCAGTTCTGGGAAACAAGATGACCTAAATGGAAATCTTCCTGAGGTTTCAGCGCGAGAAAAATTATTAAAGGATCAGCCGGAGCTTTTGCAGCAATTTGGAATGGATCTACTTCCTGTGTTGATTCAG ATATATGGTTCTAGTGTCAACAGCCCTGTTCGCCACAAATGTCTTTCTGTTATTGGAAAGTTGATGTATTTTTCCAGTGCAGAGATGATTCAGTCTTTATTGAGTGTCACAAACATTTCCAG TTTCTTAGCTGGTGTATTAGCATGGAAAGATCCTCATGTCTTGGTTCCTGCCCTCCAAATTGCTGAAATTCTTATGGAAAAGCTTCCTGGAACTTTCTCGAAGATGTTTGTTAGAGAGGGTGTGGTACATGCTGTAGATCAACTTATCTTATCTGGAAATCCTAATACCACTCCTACCCAAGTATCTTCTGCTGAGAAGGACAATGATTATGTATCTGGAACATCATCTCGTTCTAGACGTTACAAACGTCGCAGTGGTAACTTAAATTCTGAAGGAAATACATCAGAAGAATCCAAgaattttattccaacaattgcTGGATCGCCTCCAAGTTCTATTGAGGTCCCAATGGTTAATACTAATCTTCGCTTGGCTGTCAGTGCTTGTGCAAAGACTTTCAAAGACAAGTATTTTCCATCAGATCCCGGGGCTTCTGAGATTGGAGTTACTGATGATCTTTTGGAGTTAAAAAATCTTTGCATGAAGTTGAATGTTGGTGTTGATgaccaaaagactaaagcaaaaGGAAAATCTAAGGCTTCTGGGTCCCTTGTTGTTGACAGTTCTGCTAATAAAGAAGAGTATTTGATTGGTGTGATATCTGACATGTTGACAGAACTAAGCAAAGGGGATGGTGTATCCACTTTTGAGTTTATTGGAAGTGGGGTTGTAGCAGCGCTGCTGAATTATTTTTCTTGTGGTTACTTTTCCAGGGAGAGAATTTCAGATGGTAATCTGTCCAAGCTTCGTCAACAGGCACTTATAAGATTTAAGTTATTTGTTGCACTTGCCCTTCCTTCGAGTCTTGATGAAGGGAGTTCAGCTCCTTTGACTGTCTTGGTTCAAAAGCTTCAAAATGCATTGTCATCTCTAGAACGTTTTCCTGTTGTTCTGAGCCATTCATCTAGGTCATCTGGTGGAAGCGCACGTCTTTCTTCTGGATTAAGTGCACTGTCCCAACCTTTTAAGTTGCGTCTCTGTCGAGCCCAAGGAGAAAAATCTCTCCGTGATTACTCTTCCAATGTAGTTCTTATTGATCCATTAGCAAATTTAGCAGCTGTTGAAGACTTCCTTTGGCCTCGAGTTCAGCGATGTGAATCTGGTCAAAAGCCCTTGGCATCTGTGGGAAATTCTGAATCTGGAACCACCCCTACTGGAGCTGGTGGATCATCTCCATCTATATCCACTCCATCAACCACTTTTCGTCATTCTTCAAGATCCAGATCATCTGTTAATATAGGAGATGTGGCTAGAAAGGAACCATTGCAGGTGAAAAGCACCAGCTCATCAAAGGGAAAGGGAAAAGCTGTTCTGAAGACTGCCCAGGAAGAGGCAAAGGGTCCCCAAACCAGAAATGCTGCCCGTAGAAGAGCAGCCCTTGATAAAGATGCACAAATGAAATCAGTAAACGGGGATTCTAGTTCTGAG GATGAGGAATTGGATATATCTCCTGTTGAGATTGATGATGCACTGGTGATTGAAGATGATGACATCTCTGATGAtgacgatgatgatgatgatgacgaTGATCATGAAGAT GTGCTGAGAGATGATTCTCTACCTGTTTGCATTCCTGAAAAAGTACATGATGTGAAGTTGGGTGATGCACCTGAGGATAGCAGTGGTGCTCCAGCAGCAAATGATGGCCAAACTAATCCTCCTTCTGGTTCTAGCAGCAGAGTAGCTGCTGTTAGGGGCTCAGATTCTACTGATTTTAGGGGTGGTAGCTCTTATGCCTCAAGGGGTGCTATGTCATTTGCTGCTGCTGCTATGGCTGGTCTTGGAACGGCCAATGGCAGAGGTATCAGGGGAGGCAGAGATCGACAAGGACGACCACTATTTGGTAGTTGCAATGATCCTCCAAAATTGATCTTTACTGCTGGTGGGAAACAGCTAAATAGGCATTTGACAATCTATCAGGCCATCCAACGACAACTTGTGCTGGATGAGGATGATGATGAAAGGTATGCTGGCAGTGATTTCATCTCTAGTGATGGTAGCAGGCTTTGGAGTGATATATATACAATTACATACCAGAGGGCAGATGGCCAAACTGACAGGGTTTCTATTGGGGGTTCTAGTTCTACCACAACATCAAGGTCTGCAAAAAATGGTTCTTGTAATTTGAACTCTGACGGCAAGTTGCAGCAGATGTCACTTTTAGATAGCATTGTGCAAGGAGAGCTTCCTTGTGATTTGGAGAAATCTAATCCTACTTACAATATATTGGCATTGCTTCGTGTGCTAGAGGGTTTGAACCAGCTGGCACCACGTCTGAGAGCCCAGTTAGTTTCGGACAATTTTGCTGAAGGGAAAATCTCAAGTTTGGATGGGCTGAATGCTACTGGTGGTAGGGTTTTCGCCGAAGAATTTATTAACAGCAAGCTCACCCCTAAATTAGCTCGTCAAATTCAGGATGCCCTTGCGTTATGCAGTGGGAGTCTTCCTTCGTGGTGCTACCAGTTGACAAAAGCATGCCCATTCTTGTTCCCTTTTGAGACCCGTCGACAGTACTTCTATTCAACTGCTTTTGGATTGTCTCGTGCATTGAATCGTCTTCAGCAGCAACAGGGTGCTGACGGTCATGGATCAGCAAATGAAAGGGAGGTGAGGGTTGGAAGATTACAACGTCAGAAAGTTCGCGTTTCTCGCAACCGTATTTTGGATTCTGCTGCAAAAGTAATGGAGATGTATTCTAGTCAGAAGGCTGTACTTGAAGTAGAATATTTTGGTGAAGTTGGTACAGGTTTAGGTCCTACCTTGGAGTTTTACACACTTTTGAGTCATGATTTACAGAAAGCTGCACTTGGAATGTGGAGGTCAAATTCATCATCTGAGAAACCAACTATGGAAATTGATGAAGATTGTAACAAAAATGGGAAATTTAATAATGGTTCTGGGTCTCCGGGAGATGCAGATGTTGTCCAAGCACTGCTTGGTCTGTTTCCTCGTCCTTTTCCTCCTAATAATGATGCTTCTGAGGGTAGCCAGTTTTATAAGGTTGTTGAGTATTTCCGGTTGGTTGGACGGGTAATGGCCAAAGCTCTTCAAGATGGACGCCTCTTGGACCTACCACTTTCAACAGCTTTTTATAAGCTTGTGCTTGGTCAG GAGCTTGATCTGTATGACATTCTTTCATTCGATATGGAATTTGGGAAGGTTTTGCAAGAATTGCATACCCTTGTTTGCAGGAAACATTACATAGAATCTTCAGGAACTGACAATTGTGATGCTATTGCTAGTTTGCGTTTTCGTGGGGCTGTAATTGAAGATCTCTGCTTGGATTTTACCCTTCCTGGTTATCCTGACTACATTTTGAAGCCCGGAGATGAAACT GttgatataaataacttggaagagTACATATCTTTAGTGGTTGATGCAACAGTGAAGACTGGGATTATGCGACAGGTGGAAGCATTTAAAGCTGGGTTTAATCAG GTGTTTGACATCTCATCCTTACAAATATTTTCTCCACAAGAGTTGGATTATTTGCTTTGTGGGCGTCGGGAGTTGTGGGAG CCTGAGACCCTTGTTGATCATATAAAATTTGATCATGGATACACAGCCAAGAGTCCTGCAATCATTAAT TTGCTGGAGATTATGGGAGAATTCACACCTGAGCAGCAGCGTGCCTTTTGCCAGTTCGTTACAGGCGCACCAAGGTTACCACCTGGTGGTCTAGCAGTACTCAATCCAAAGTTAACCATTGTGAGAAAG CATTCTTCGTCTGCAGGGAATGTGGCAGCAAATGGAACTGGGCCTTCAGAATCAGCAGATGATGACTTGCCTAGTGTCATGACCTGTGCTAATTACCTGAAGCTTCCTCCATACTCTACCAAG GAAATAATGTACAAGAAACTGCTATATGCAATCAGTGAAGGGCAGGGATCCTTTGATTTGTCTTGA